A genome region from Spodoptera frugiperda isolate SF20-4 unplaced genomic scaffold, AGI-APGP_CSIRO_Sfru_2.0 tig00001167_1, whole genome shotgun sequence includes the following:
- the LOC118281398 gene encoding putative nuclease HARBI1 — protein MPRPPLYQQSTTSTLLAAILLGEDDLRETTEIRRRAILRKSVNPMDITDTEFKNRYRLTKDAFKFLCEQLKAKSNLKASSRVSFELKVLSALSFYATGSYQRLVGNAKYLGQTTVSKCVKEVTEALISPRILNTFIKFPKSRLERDAVKNKFFSKYGFPGVVGCIDGCHFHIFTPNKEREHLFYCRKHFHSLNVQMICDSDCRILNVNAKYGGATHDAFIWDNSGANSYMQELHRNHEQVWLLGDSGYPQRPWLMTPILDAVEGTPASKYNVVHGKTRVVVENTFGRLKNRWRCLSKDRTLHYTPEKCAKIIMACCVLHNLAINFNVPEPQSEATTTVHPQGSPDTSTEANHENERGDDLVRGRALRNILVARINRLHT, from the exons atgccaagaCCGCCGTTGTATCAGCAAAGTACAACAAGTACTTTGCTTGCTGCTATTTTACTTGGAGAAGATGATTTAAGAGAAACTAC CGAAATCCGACGCCGAGCTATACTCAGAAAGTCGGTAAATCCAATGGATATTACCGACACTGAGTTTAAAAACAGGTACAGGCTGACTAAAGATGCTTTCAAGTTCCTTTGTGAACAATTAAAAGCAAAATCGAATTTGAAAGCAAGTTCAAGAGTCAGTTTTGAGCTTAAG GTTCTTAGTGCGCTATCCTTTTATGCCACTGGATCTTACCAGCGTTTGGTTGGCAATGCTAAGTATTTGGGCCAAACCACTGTAAGCAAATGTGTCAAAGAAGTGACTGAAGCACTTATATCCCCTAGGATATTAAACACTTTTATAAAATTCCCAAAGTCAAGACTTGAAAGAGATGCAGTAAAAAACAA ATTTTTTTCCAAGTATGGCTTTCCTGGTGTGGTAGGATGTATTGATGGCTGCcactttcatatttttacacCAAACAAGGAGAGGGAACATTTGTTTTACTGCCGAAAACATTTCCATTCTCTGAATGTGCAAATG ATTTGTGACAGTGACTGCCggatattaaatgtaaatgccAAATATGGAGGAGCCACGCATGATGCCTTTATTTGGGATAACAGTGGAGCCAATAGCTACATGCAGGAGTTACACCGGAACCATGAACAAGTATGGTTGTTAG gtGATTCTGGCTACCCTCAGCGACCATGGCTAATGACGCCCATTTTGGATGCGGTAGAGGGAACTCCTGCGTCCAAATATAATGTGGTGCACGGAAAAACCAGGGTTGTGGTCGAAAACACGTTTGGACGCCTGAAAAACCGGTGGCGATGCTTATCCAAAGACCGCACACTGCATTATACCCCTGAAAAATGTGCGAAAATCATAATGGCTTGTTGTGTCTTACACAATTTggctattaattttaatgtacctgAGCCACAATCAGAAGCAACCACAACAGTCCACCCACAAGGTTCACCTGATACCTCTACTGAGGCAAATCATGAAAATGAAAGAGGAGATGATTTGGTTAGGGGAAGGGCACTTCGCAACATTTTGGTTGCCAGAATAAATAGACTTCATACTTAA
- the LOC118264216 gene encoding LOW QUALITY PROTEIN: uncharacterized protein LOC118264216 (The sequence of the model RefSeq protein was modified relative to this genomic sequence to represent the inferred CDS: substituted 3 bases at 3 genomic stop codons), with protein MRTSQLQYEIMVEFMERNGDLSKPSGGPRGRSYIQAKWKELTSKLNCEGSGEPRSEEKWRKVWSDYKNNCKKKCAKISRAASGTGGGPALQLCLTDLENRVMQIVGVQAATGMAVQEAGFNLVCLLHYLSFIXLLSXYXLVDDYINLITDWNIPGTSSEPTVFPPFTVPHEACPSPVPPPTPPTPPTTNPPIEEESWKPPPAKKSKASLIKMCVENDRNAREYAREREKRYDMIEQERLDLQREELRIREMDIRERVRQRDAELSLQAQWQEITKEALNVLKKFLEKKED; from the exons ATGAGGACAAGTCAACTCCAATATGAAATAATGGTGGAATTCATGGAAAG GAATGGGGATTTGTCTAAACCCTCGGGCGGCCCCCGGGGTCGCAGTTACATCCAGGCCAAATGGAAGGAGCTGACCTCAAAATTAAACTGTGAAGGCTCGGGAGAACCTAGGTCTGAGGAAAAGTGGAGAAAA GTTTGGagcgattacaaaaataactgcAAAAAGAAGTGTGCGAAAATTAGCAGGGCAGCTAGTGGCACTGGTGGTGGGCCTGCACTCCAATTATGTTTGACTGACCTTGAAAACAGGGTCATGCAAATAGTTGGAGTGCAAGCGGCTACTGGCATGGCAGTGCAAGAAGCTGGCTTTAATTTGGTTtgcttattacattatttaagttttatctaattattaagttaatattGATTAGTTGATGATTATATAAATCTGATTACAG ATTGGAATATTCCTGGGACCAGCAGCGAGCCAACTGTATTCCCACCTTTCACCGTTCCCCACGAAGCCTGCCCTTCGCCAGTGCCTCCACCAACACCACCaacaccaccaaccaccaatcCTCCAATCGAGGAAGAGAGCTGGAAGCCTCCACCAGCGAAAAAGTCCAAGgctagtttaattaaaatgtgtgtAGAGAATGACAGGAATGCTAGAGAGTATGCTAGAGAGCGTGAGAAAAGATATGATATGATAGAACAAGAGCGTTTGGATTTGCAACGAGAGGAGTTAAGAATAAGAGAGATGGATATACGAGAGAGGGTAAGACAGAGAGATGCAGAGCTCTCTTTACAGGCTCAGTGGCAGGAGATTACGAAAGAGGCActgaatgttttaaaaaaatttttagaaaaaaaggaagattag
- the LOC118264220 gene encoding uncharacterized protein LOC118264220, which produces MRRRKKRSVWVKDWIKRRAQLGAYNQLLSELKNEDPECYKNFLRMKHDDFQYLCNKISPAIKKQDTNMRLAISVEERLAITLRFLASGDSYRSLSYLFRVPQQTISKIIPECCDAIHRFLKPNYMEVPSSEDCWKKKSEDFKNKWNFPNAIGALDGKHVVIKAPQHSGSLYYNYKGTFSIVLMALVDANYKFIYVDVGCNGRISDGGVFANCSLSNALSNGSLNIPPPMPLPGRAKYVPYVIIADDAFPLKPYLMKPFPFRNQPGPNRVYNYRLSRARRVVENAFGLLANRFRILRKPIELCPEKVIKLVTAICVLHNFLLERSSRHVYAPQGSFDEEIDGVVTPGSWRQDPPPDNILFSNRPLASNMSNESKEIREEYKEYFVSPEGEVSWQYTYIS; this is translated from the exons atgcgTCGGCGTAAAAAGAGATCTGTATGGGTTAAAGATTGGATTAAAAGAAGAGCGCAGCTAGGGGCATATAACCAATTGTTGTCTGAATTGAAAAACGAAGATCCAGAATGTTACAAAAACTTTCTTCGGATGAAACATGacgattttcaatatttatgtaacaagaTTTCACCTGCTATTAAGAAGCAAGATACGAATATGAGACTAGCTATTAGTGTGGAAGAACGTTTGGCGATAACATTAAGATTTTTGGCGTCAG GAGATTCGTATCGATCGCTCTCATACCTATTTCGGGTACCACAACAGACTATCTCCAAAATAATACCAGAATGTTGCGATGCTATTcatagatttttaaaaccaaattacatggag GTACCTTCATCAGAAGATTGCtggaaaaaaaaatcagaagattttaaaaacaaatggaaTTTTCCAAATGCTATTGGAGCACTAGATGGAAAACACGTGGTCATAAAAGCACCCCAACATAGTGGGAGTCTGTACTATAATTATAAAGGTACATTCAGTATTGTGTTAATGGCATTAGTTGACGCTaattacaaatttatttatgtagacgTAGGATGCAATGGGAGGATCTCCGACGGAGGCGTGTTTGCAAATTGTTCACTTTCAAATGCTTTAAGCAACGGCAGCCTTAATATACCGCCACCAATGCCTCTTCCCGGTAGGGCTAAATATGTACCCTATGTCATTATAGCTGATGATGCTTTTCCATTGAAGCCTTATCTAATGAAACCTTTTCCTTTTCGTAACCAACCTGGACCTAATCGTGTTTATAACTACAGACTGTCGAGAGCTCGACGAGTGGTAGAAAATGCCTTTGGTTTACTTGCAAACAGATTTAGAATATTAAGGAAACCTATAGAACTATGTCCtgaaaaagttataaaacttgTAACTGCAATCTGCGTGTTGCATAACTTTCTCTTGGAACGGAGTTCACGGCATGTGTATGCACCACAAGGCTCCTTCGACGAGGAAATTGATGGTGTAGTAACTCCTGGCAGTTGGAGACAAGACCCCCCTCCGGATAATATATTGTTCTCAAACAGACCACTGGCATCCAACATGTCTAATGAAAGTAAAGAAATCCGTGAagaatataaagaatattttgtatCTCCAGAAGGCGAAGTTAGCTGGCAGTACACATACATAAGttga
- the LOC126912992 gene encoding uncharacterized protein LOC126912992, with translation MTSRAWSTEEIKSLILYYESLPELWQISNPDYKNRVKKAAAVESLAEQFNTSALEINRKLHNLRTQFNNELRKLKKKKSGQGTDENYASTWDYFTSLQFLMPSTLPANETIQNLNSPTNSENLESTVSPNSDNLSRSQRTSKKRKKEDEALERAISVLDKSDDAAIFGDFVAAAIRNMRSEARKRELKRKIQRIILDMEELNEADQYSRPSTSQSYGPLTPLPNATWESSEDTNVTYESL, from the exons ATGACGTCACGAGCTTGGTCAACCGAGGAAATAAAatcattgattttatattatgaatcgCTGCCAGAGCTATGGCAAATATCAAATCCCGATTATAAAAATCGAGTAAAGAAAGCAGCAGCGGTAGAAAGTCTGGCCGAACAATTTAATACTTCTGCattagaaataaatagaaaactgCACAATTTACGAACGCAGTTTAATAACGAACtgagaaaacttaaaaaaaagaagagtGGCCAAGGCACAGATGAAAATTACGCAAGCACTTGGGATTACTTCACaagtttacaatttttaatGCCGAGTACCTTACCAGCAaatgaaacaatacaaaatttg aattCTCCTACTAATAGCGAAAATTTGGAATCAACAGTTTCACCAAACTCCGACAACCTCTCTCGATCTCAACGAACCTCTAAAAAACGAAAGAAGGAAGACGAAGCTTTAGAGCGAGCGATAAGCGTGTTAGACAAATCTGATGATGCTGCCATTTTTGGTGATTTCGTGGCTGCTGCGATACGGAATATGAGGTCAGAAGCCCGTAAAAGAGAATTGAAACGTAAAATTCAACGTATCATTCTAGACATGGAAGAATTGAATGAAGCCGATCAATATTCACGTCCATCTACTTCACAGTCTTATGGTCCCCTTACTCCACTGCCAAATGCGACTTGGGAAAGTTCGGAAGACACTAATGTAACGTACGAAAGTTTGTAA